In Elephas maximus indicus isolate mEleMax1 chromosome 7, mEleMax1 primary haplotype, whole genome shotgun sequence, the following proteins share a genomic window:
- the RBM14 gene encoding RNA-binding protein 14 isoform X2, with product MENEADAKAAIAQLNGKEVKGKRINVELSTKGQKKGPVLAIQSGDKTKKPGAGDTAFPGTGGFSATFDYQQAFGNSTGGFDGQARQPTPPFFGRDRSPLRRSPPRASYVAPLTAQPATYRAQPSVSLGAAYRAQPSASLGVGYRTQPMTAQAASYRAQPSVSLGAPYRGQLASPSSQSAAASSLGPYGGAQASASALSSYGGQAAAASSLNSYGAQGSSLASYGNQPSSYGAQAASSYGVRAAASSYNAQGAASSLGSYGAQAASYGAQSAASSLAYGAQAASYNAQPSASYNAQSAPYAAQQAASYSSQPAAYVAQPATAAAYASQPAAYAAQATNPMAGSYGAQPVVQTQLNSYGAQASLGLSGSYGAQSAAAATGSYGAAAAYGAQPSATLAAPYRTQSSASLAASYAAQQHPQAAASYRGQPGSAYDGAGQPSAAYLSMSQGAVANANSTPPPYERTRLSPPRASYDDPYKKAVAMSKRYGSDRRLAELSDYRRLSESQLSFRRSPTKSSLDYRRLPDAHSDYARYSGSYNDYLRAAQMHSGYQRRM from the exons ATGGAGAACGAAGCAGATGCCAAAGCCGCCATCGCGCAGCTCAACGGCAAAGAAGTGAAGGGCAAGCGCATCAACGTGGAACTCTCAACCAAGGGTCAGAAGAAGGGGCCTGTCCTGGCTATCCAGTCTGGGGACAAGACCAAGAAACCAGGGGCTGGGGATACGGCATTCCCTGGAACTGGTGGCTTCTCTGCCACCTTCGACTACCAGCAGGCTTTTGGCAACAGCACTGGTGGCTTTGATGGGCAAGCCCGTCAGCCCACGCCGCCATTCTTTGGTCGCGACCGCAGCCCCCTGCGCCGTTCACCTCCCCGAGCCTCTTACGTGGCTCCTCTGACGGCCCAGCCAGCCACTTACCGGGCCCAGCCCTCAGTGTCGCTGGGAGCTGCCTACAGGGCCCAGCCTTCTGCCTCTTTGGGTGTCGGTTATCGGACTCAGCCCATGACAGCCCAGGCAGCCTCTTACCGTGCTCAGCCCTCTGTCTCCCTCGGGGCCCCGTATAGGGGCCAGCTGGCCAGCCCTAGCTCCCAGTCTGCTGCAGCTTCCTCACTTGGCCCTTACGGTGGAGCCCAGGCCTCAGCCTCGGCCCTCTCCTCCTACGGGGGTCAGGCAGCTGCAGCGTCTTCACTCAACTCCTATGGGGCTCAGGGCTCCTCCCTTGCCTCCTACGGTAACCAGCCATCCTCTTATGGCGCCCAGGCTGCCTCTTCCTATGGAGTTCGTGCGGCTGCCTCTTCCTACAATGCCCAGGGAGCAGCTTCCTCCCTAGGTTCCTACGGGGCCCAGGCAGCCTCCTATGGGGCCCagtctgcagcttcctcactagCTTATGGGGCCCAGGCAGCATCTTACAATGCCCAGCCCTCGGCCTCCTACAATGCCCAGTCTGCCCCCTATGCTGCACAACAAGCTGCTTCCTACTCTTCCCAGCCTGCTGCCTATGTGGCACAGCCAGCCACAGCGGCTGCCTATGCCAGCCAACCCGCCGCATACGCTGCACAAGCCACTAACCCAATGGCTGGCTCCTATGGGGCCCAGCCGGTTGTCCAGACCCAGCTGAATAGTTATGGGGCTCAAGCATCACTGGGGCTGTCAGGCTCCTATGGGGCTCAGTCGGCTGCTGCGGCCACAGGCTCCTATGGGGCTGCAGCTGCCTATGGGGCCCAGCCCTCTGCCACCCTGGCAGCTCCTTACCGCACGCAGTCGTCAGCCTCCTTGGCTGCTTCCTATGCTGCCCAGCAGCATCCCCAGGCTGCTGCCTCCTACCGTGGCCAGCCGGGCAGTGCCTACGATGGGGCAGGTCAGCCGTCTGCAGCCTACCTGTCCATGTCCCAGGGGGCCGTTGCCAACGCCAACAGCACCCCGCCGCCCTATGAGCGTACCCGCCTCTCCCCACCCCGGGCCAGCTACGACGATCCGTACAAAAAGGCTGTCGCCATGTCGAAAAG GTATGGTTCCGACCGGCGTTTAGCCGAGCTCTCTGATTACCGCCGTTTATCAGAGTCGCAGCTCTCGTTCCGCCGCTCGCCGACAAAGTCCTCGCTGGATTACCGTCGCCTGCCCGATGCCCATTCCGATTACGCACGCTATTCGGGCTCCTATAATGATTACCTGCGGGCAGCTCAGATGCATTCTGGGTACCAGCGCCGCATGTAG
- the RBM14 gene encoding RNA-binding protein 14 isoform X1, whose amino-acid sequence MKIFVGNVDGADTTPEELAALFAPYGTVMSCAVMKQFAFVHMRENAGALRAIEALHGHELRPGRALVVEMSRPRPLNTWKIFVGNVSAACTSQELRSLFERRGRVIECDVVKDYAFVHMENEADAKAAIAQLNGKEVKGKRINVELSTKGQKKGPVLAIQSGDKTKKPGAGDTAFPGTGGFSATFDYQQAFGNSTGGFDGQARQPTPPFFGRDRSPLRRSPPRASYVAPLTAQPATYRAQPSVSLGAAYRAQPSASLGVGYRTQPMTAQAASYRAQPSVSLGAPYRGQLASPSSQSAAASSLGPYGGAQASASALSSYGGQAAAASSLNSYGAQGSSLASYGNQPSSYGAQAASSYGVRAAASSYNAQGAASSLGSYGAQAASYGAQSAASSLAYGAQAASYNAQPSASYNAQSAPYAAQQAASYSSQPAAYVAQPATAAAYASQPAAYAAQATNPMAGSYGAQPVVQTQLNSYGAQASLGLSGSYGAQSAAAATGSYGAAAAYGAQPSATLAAPYRTQSSASLAASYAAQQHPQAAASYRGQPGSAYDGAGQPSAAYLSMSQGAVANANSTPPPYERTRLSPPRASYDDPYKKAVAMSKRYGSDRRLAELSDYRRLSESQLSFRRSPTKSSLDYRRLPDAHSDYARYSGSYNDYLRAAQMHSGYQRRM is encoded by the exons ATGAAGATATTCGTGGGCAATGTCGACGGGGCCGATACGACGCCGGAGGAGCTGGCAGCCCTCTTCGCGCCCTACGGCACGGTCATGAGCTGCGCCGTCATGAAACAGTTCGCCTTCGTGCACATGCGCGAGAACGCGGGCGCGTTGCGTGCCATCGAGGCCTTGCACGGCCACGAGCTGCGGCCGGGGCGCGCGCTCGTGGTAGAGATGTCGCGCCCACGGCCGCTGAACACCTGGAAGATTTTCGTGGGCAATGTGTCGGCTGCGTGCACGAGCCAGGAACTGCGCAGCCTCTTCGAGCGCCGCGGACGCGTCATCGAGTGTGACGTGGTGAAAG ACTACGCGTTTGTTCACATGGAGAACGAAGCAGATGCCAAAGCCGCCATCGCGCAGCTCAACGGCAAAGAAGTGAAGGGCAAGCGCATCAACGTGGAACTCTCAACCAAGGGTCAGAAGAAGGGGCCTGTCCTGGCTATCCAGTCTGGGGACAAGACCAAGAAACCAGGGGCTGGGGATACGGCATTCCCTGGAACTGGTGGCTTCTCTGCCACCTTCGACTACCAGCAGGCTTTTGGCAACAGCACTGGTGGCTTTGATGGGCAAGCCCGTCAGCCCACGCCGCCATTCTTTGGTCGCGACCGCAGCCCCCTGCGCCGTTCACCTCCCCGAGCCTCTTACGTGGCTCCTCTGACGGCCCAGCCAGCCACTTACCGGGCCCAGCCCTCAGTGTCGCTGGGAGCTGCCTACAGGGCCCAGCCTTCTGCCTCTTTGGGTGTCGGTTATCGGACTCAGCCCATGACAGCCCAGGCAGCCTCTTACCGTGCTCAGCCCTCTGTCTCCCTCGGGGCCCCGTATAGGGGCCAGCTGGCCAGCCCTAGCTCCCAGTCTGCTGCAGCTTCCTCACTTGGCCCTTACGGTGGAGCCCAGGCCTCAGCCTCGGCCCTCTCCTCCTACGGGGGTCAGGCAGCTGCAGCGTCTTCACTCAACTCCTATGGGGCTCAGGGCTCCTCCCTTGCCTCCTACGGTAACCAGCCATCCTCTTATGGCGCCCAGGCTGCCTCTTCCTATGGAGTTCGTGCGGCTGCCTCTTCCTACAATGCCCAGGGAGCAGCTTCCTCCCTAGGTTCCTACGGGGCCCAGGCAGCCTCCTATGGGGCCCagtctgcagcttcctcactagCTTATGGGGCCCAGGCAGCATCTTACAATGCCCAGCCCTCGGCCTCCTACAATGCCCAGTCTGCCCCCTATGCTGCACAACAAGCTGCTTCCTACTCTTCCCAGCCTGCTGCCTATGTGGCACAGCCAGCCACAGCGGCTGCCTATGCCAGCCAACCCGCCGCATACGCTGCACAAGCCACTAACCCAATGGCTGGCTCCTATGGGGCCCAGCCGGTTGTCCAGACCCAGCTGAATAGTTATGGGGCTCAAGCATCACTGGGGCTGTCAGGCTCCTATGGGGCTCAGTCGGCTGCTGCGGCCACAGGCTCCTATGGGGCTGCAGCTGCCTATGGGGCCCAGCCCTCTGCCACCCTGGCAGCTCCTTACCGCACGCAGTCGTCAGCCTCCTTGGCTGCTTCCTATGCTGCCCAGCAGCATCCCCAGGCTGCTGCCTCCTACCGTGGCCAGCCGGGCAGTGCCTACGATGGGGCAGGTCAGCCGTCTGCAGCCTACCTGTCCATGTCCCAGGGGGCCGTTGCCAACGCCAACAGCACCCCGCCGCCCTATGAGCGTACCCGCCTCTCCCCACCCCGGGCCAGCTACGACGATCCGTACAAAAAGGCTGTCGCCATGTCGAAAAG GTATGGTTCCGACCGGCGTTTAGCCGAGCTCTCTGATTACCGCCGTTTATCAGAGTCGCAGCTCTCGTTCCGCCGCTCGCCGACAAAGTCCTCGCTGGATTACCGTCGCCTGCCCGATGCCCATTCCGATTACGCACGCTATTCGGGCTCCTATAATGATTACCTGCGGGCAGCTCAGATGCATTCTGGGTACCAGCGCCGCATGTAG
- the RBM4 gene encoding RNA-binding protein 4 isoform X2, translated as MVKLFIGNLPREATEQEIRSLFEQYGKVLECDIIKNYGFVHIEDKTAAEDAIRNLHHYKLHGVNINVEASKNKSKASTKLHVGNISPTCTNQELRAKFEEYGPVIECDIVKDYAFVHMERAEDAVEAIRGLDNTEFQGGMCVG; from the coding sequence ATGGTGAAGCTGTTCATCGGAAACCTGCCCCGGGAGGCCACAGAGCAGGAGATCCGCTCGCTCTTCGAGCAGTATGGGAAGGTGCTGGAATGTGACATCATTAAGAACTACGGCTTTGTGCACATAGAGGACAAGACGGCGGCCGAGGATGCCATACGCAACCTGCACCACTACAAGCTGCACGGGGTGAACATCAACGTGGAAGCCAGCAAGAATAAGAGCAAAGCTTCAACCAAGTTACACGTGGGCAACATCAGCCCCACTTGTACCAACCAAGAGCTTCGGGCCAAGTTTGAGGAGTATGGTCCTGTCATCGAATGTGACATCGTGAAGGATTACGCCTTCGTACACATGGAGCGGGCAGAGGATGCAGTTGAGGCCATCAGGGGCCTTGACAACACAGAGTTCCAAG